In Candida orthopsilosis Co 90-125, chromosome 4 draft sequence, a single genomic region encodes these proteins:
- a CDS encoding Vps52 protein (similar to C. parapsilosis CPAR2_200080 and C. albicans VPS52 similar to S. cerevisiae Vps52p), translating to MGISVLDKLLPLEGGGVETTFKDVAIVSNSLLEHYRSDLEADKSIDIAEAMSHFHSYNKELSQHRKKLEPVGAILEGFSNDLKDLSSSLVSLEQQSTELSRDSHTNKMITQMLEKTINEKVLPPELIRDILYEELSNKYFEKVNYLLDKMNEEESLLVKAKVVERTRDFVISQIRALRTKPVSSQEVQNKLLGCTDLFHFLQSQQPKLGEQLQRAYQSTMRWYYRSKFAKYIYSLEKLPRRHLEVSIFDSPNYLSTFESRFQILTNTDSCIPSQLAETITVPYTIEFVFLQLLRAISDNLTVEYLFVVGFFYQGNETNHTWASEMFQDVFKMSTDFLALITEGTCDVYGVLLIIKLIHNFQQKLHENHIPALDDHLNLLLLTLWPMFSKLVDLNCDALKRQIPRTPKSLVPLNVTQQFALFYSGLLRLSSEGEPSVTAITRLRNAYESNLTKAANVFRGHDKETFLDRNYSLVYTIVSNEAEDSVSEINHFEKLASVYKS from the coding sequence ATGGGAATTTCGGTGCTTGATAAACTACTACCGCTTGAGGGTGGGGGAGTGGAAACCACCTTCAAAGATGTCGCAATTGTTTCCAATTCACTTTTGGAACACTACCGATCCGATCTCGAGGCCGACAAACTGATCGATATAGCTGAAGCAATGTCACACTTTCATTCATATAATAAAGAGTTGTCGCAACATAGAAAGAAACTAGAACCAGTGGGAGCTATCCTCGAAGGATTTTCGAACGATTTAAAAGATTTATCCTCAAGTTTAGTGTCGCTTGAACAACAATCGACTGAATTGTCCAGAGACTCCCacaccaacaaaatgatAACACAAATGTTAGAAAAGacaatcaatgaaaaagtGCTACCCCCAGAGCTCATACGAGACATATTATACGAGGAGTTGTCAAACAagtattttgaaaaggtAAATTACTTATTAGATAAGATGAATGAGGAAGAGTCATTGTTGGTTAAAGCCAAAGTGGTTGAGCGAACCAGGGATTTTGTCATATCTCAAATTCGAGCGCTCAGAACAAAGCCGGTATCGTCACAGGAGGTACAAAATAAGCTCCTTGGGTGTACAgatttgtttcattttctACAGTCGCAACAGCCCAAACTAGGAGAACAATTACAACGAGCATACCAGAGCACAATGAGGTGGTACTACAGAAGCAAGTTTGCaaagtatatatattcCTTGGAAAAGCTTCCCAGGAGACACCTTGAGGTCTCAATATTTGACTCACCAAACTATTTGTCTACATTTGAATCGAGGTTTCAAATACTTACAAACACAGACTCCTGCATTCCGTCGCAATTAGCAGAAACTATAACTGTCCCCTATACAATAGAGTTTGTCTTTCTCCAACTCCTTCGAGCAATTTCCGATAACTTGACTGTGgaatatttgtttgttgttggattcTTTTACCAAGGGAATGAAACTAATCACACCTGGGCATCGGAAATGTTTCAAGACGTGTTTAAAATGAGCACAGACTTTCTCGCACTCATAACTGAAGGGACTTGCGATGTGTATGGAGTATTACTCATTATTAAATTGATTcacaattttcaacaaaaattacaTGAGAATCACATTCCCGCCCTCGACGACCATCtcaacttgttgttgctaaCGCTCTGGCCCATGTTTAGCAAATTGGTCGATCTCAATTGTGATGCGTTGAAAAGGCAAATACCAAGAACACCAAAGTCTTTGGTTCCGTTGAATGTCACCCAGCAATTTGCTTTGTTCTATCTGGGATTGCTCCGGTTGTCATCAGAAGGTGAGCCCTCGGTGACAGCTATTACAAGGCTAAGAAACGCTTACGAAAGTAATCTTACCAAAGCAGCAAATGTATTTAGAGGTCACGACAAGGAAACTTTTCTTGATAGAAATTATTCACTAGTGTACACAATTGTGTCAAATGAGGCAGAAGACTCTGTATCCGAAATCAAtcactttgaaaaactaGCTAGTGTATACAAATCATAA
- a CDS encoding Rfc4 heteropentameric replication factor C subunit: protein MSKTLELPWVEKYRPHVLDDIVGNEETIERLKVIVQDGNMPNMIISGLPGIGKTTSIHCLAYELLGKEHYHQATLELNASDDRGIDVVRNKIKQFAQTKISLPPGRTKIIILDEADSMTPGAQQALRRTMEIYSNTTRFAFACNQSSKIIEPLQSRCAILRYNKLSDEEVLKRLLDIIKLENVQYNNEGLQALIFSAEGDMRQAINNMQSTVAGFGFVNDVNVFKIVDQPHPLVIQNILSNCLQGDVDKAIGLLDGLWHKGYSAIDIVTSTFKVAKTIPNVDESKRLNMIKEIGFVHMRVLEGVGSYLQLCGMYAKICDL, encoded by the coding sequence ATGTCTAAAACATTAGAACTCCCTTGGGTGGAGAAGTATAGGCCTCATGTTTTGGATGATATAGTGGGAAACGAGGAAACAATAGAACGGTTGAAGGTTATAGTGCAAGATGGCAACATGCCTAACATGATTATTAGTGGACTACCAGGAATTGGAAAGACCACGTCTATTCACTGTTTGGCGTATGAATTGTTAGGCAAGGAGCACTACCACCAAGCCACGTTGGAGCTCAATGCTTCAGATGATAGAGGTATCGATGTTGTTAGAAACAAGATAAAGCAGTTTGCTCAGACAAAGATCCTGCTTCCACCAGGTAGGACAAAGATTATCATTTTGGATGAAGCAGACTCCATGACCCCTGGTGCCCAACAGGCATTGAGACGGACTATGGAAATTTACTCAAACACTACTAGATTTGCATTTGCTTGTAACCAATCACTGAAAATAATAGAACCACTACAATCGCGTTGTGCTATTTTAAGGTATAACAAATTATCAGACGAAGAGGTGTTGAAGAGACTATTGGATATTATTAAGTTGGAGAATGTGCAGTATAACAATGAAGGTTTGCAGGCATTGATTTTCAGCGCAGAAGGGGACATGAGACAAGCGATTAACAATATGCAGAGTACCGTTGCCGGATTTGGCTTTGTCAATGATGTTAATGTAtttaaaattgttgatcaacCACACCCACTTGTGATTCAGAAtattttgtcaaattgtttgCAAGGAGATGTGGATAAAGCAATTGGCTTATTGGACGGTCTTTGGCACAAAGGGTATTCGGCGATTGATATAGTGACACTGACGTTTAAAGTGGCCAAAACGATCCCCAATGTTGACGAACTGAAACGATTAAACATGATTAAGGAAATTGGGTTTGTCCATATGAGAGTGTTGGAGGGCGTTGGAAGTTACTTACAGCTTTGCGGGATGTATGCAAAGATATGCGATTTATGA
- a CDS encoding Pop3 RNase MRP and nuclear RNase P component translates to MSNKGVTKPDNAASTSLKARSSKKNQVFKALLDNPYTQSNTWPFVTPSVAKDLLDLMDAILCPIVQEAIKIERIKWLYYGFNSTVETLERQAANNRGKHKDSVRQIKYLIVCKYDITPQLLTSMFPTLCFTASKSSSDMVKLVQLPKGSMERLSNIIGVANTGILGLPGDVELAEPIYKLIDENVKDIEISWLSNIFDSPGIFYQPQVKQLQVKTPQGKKKKNSKSIDANKSNA, encoded by the coding sequence ATGTCTAATAAAGGAGTTACCAAACCTGACAATGCGGCATCCACATCATTAAAAGCTAGGAGTAGCAAGAAAAACCAGGTATTCAAGGCTTTGCTTGATAACCCTTACACGCAGTCGAATACCTGGCCCTTTGTGACGCCATCAGTAGCAAAGGATCTACTAGATTTGATGGATGCTATACTTTGTCCTATTGTTCAAGAAGCAATTAAAATTGAACGAATAAAATGGCTATATTACGGCTTTAATTCAACGGTGGAAACTTTGGAGAGACAGGCAGCAAATAATAGAGGCAAGCACAAGGACTCCGTGAGACAGATAAAATACCTCATCGTGTGCAAATATGACATTACGCCACAGTTACTTACAAGCATGTTCCCCACATTGTGCTTCACTGCATCAAAGAGTTCATCTGACATGGTAAAGTTGGTTCAGTTACCAAAGGGTAGCATGGAGAGACTTTCAAATATAATAGGTGTCGCAAACACGGGTATTTTGGGGTTACCTGGTGATGTAGAGTTGGCGGAGCCCATTTACAAGCTTATTGACGAAAACGTTAAAGATATAGAAATTTCCTGGTTGAGTAATATATTTGACTCCCCTGGCATTTTTTATCAGCCACAAGTTAAACAGCTACAAGTGAAAACGCCTCAGGgtaagaagaagaaaaactCAAAGTCTATAGATGCGAATAAATCGAACGcgtaa